Proteins encoded together in one Lysinibacillus sp. FSL K6-0232 window:
- a CDS encoding nitric oxide synthase oxygenase, which produces MNRQEIQQFLKLYQAEQNHSNTWLENRLQQIAAAGEYNPTTEEIVFGARVAWRNSNKCIGRLFWQSLHVVDARNVLDEQEVFQKLLEHIQYATNNGKIRPTITVFASGRVRIWNHQLIRYAGYETDSGVIGDAHSIPFTKICESLGWKGDRTAFDVLPLVIQVDERAPQLFPIPKDYILEVPIRHPESVEMEKLGMKWYAVPIISSMRFQMAGIDFQAAPFNGWYMGTEIGARNLADYERYNMLPAIAEIFNLDTTKQASLWRDRALVELNIAVLHSFKEDGVSIVDHHTAAQQFKLFEEAEASVGREVTGNWTWLIPPLSPATTHIFHKPYVNVYHTPNYFYQKPCY; this is translated from the coding sequence ATGAATAGACAGGAGATACAGCAATTTTTAAAGCTTTATCAAGCAGAGCAAAATCACTCAAATACTTGGTTAGAAAATAGATTGCAGCAAATTGCAGCAGCAGGTGAATATAATCCTACAACAGAGGAAATAGTTTTTGGTGCACGAGTGGCATGGCGTAACAGTAATAAATGTATTGGACGTCTATTTTGGCAGTCGCTACATGTAGTAGATGCACGCAATGTTCTAGACGAGCAGGAAGTTTTTCAAAAATTACTAGAACATATCCAGTACGCTACAAATAATGGGAAAATCCGTCCGACTATTACAGTATTTGCATCAGGAAGGGTGCGAATTTGGAATCATCAGCTAATACGCTATGCAGGTTATGAAACGGATTCAGGTGTTATTGGTGATGCACATTCTATTCCGTTTACTAAAATATGTGAATCGTTAGGCTGGAAAGGCGACAGAACTGCCTTTGATGTGCTTCCGCTTGTGATACAGGTGGATGAACGTGCACCACAATTATTTCCAATCCCTAAAGACTATATTTTAGAAGTGCCAATTCGTCACCCAGAGTCAGTAGAGATGGAAAAATTAGGAATGAAATGGTATGCTGTACCTATTATTTCAAGCATGCGTTTTCAAATGGCAGGTATTGATTTTCAGGCAGCTCCATTTAATGGCTGGTATATGGGTACGGAAATCGGAGCGCGTAATTTAGCAGATTATGAGCGCTATAATATGCTTCCAGCAATTGCGGAGATATTTAACCTTGATACAACAAAGCAAGCTTCTCTTTGGCGTGACCGTGCACTAGTTGAGCTTAATATTGCAGTGCTTCATTCCTTTAAAGAAGATGGAGTGAGCATTGTGGATCATCATACAGCAGCGCAACAGTTTAAATTATTTGAAGAGGCAGAGGCATCAGTAGGGAGAGAGGTTACAGGTAATTGGACATGGTTAATTCCACCGTTATCGCCTGCAACTACTCATATTTTTCATAAGCCATATGTGAATGTTTATCATACGCCAAATTATTTTTATCAAAAGCCATGCTATTAA
- a CDS encoding CynX/NimT family MFS transporter produces the protein MTENNHSTNYPSKKISWKGRTLLLVLGVIFIASTLRMPLTVVGPIVSFIRDDLGISNVLAGFLTTIPLLAFAVVSPFAPVVARKLGLELTLLLSTILLALGIVLRSLGTTGLLVFGTVLIGVAIAFGNVLIPGLLKLKFPYHVGLLMAFFTMSMNLTAGVGAGISYPIANSSLGWQGALAIALVLVIITIVIWLPQLKANKPESVTASKKSDTPPLWKSPVTWAVTGAMGLQSLLFYTTAAWIPEIYIAQGLSPDKAGWMFSIMQFSQVPMALAVPIFASKMASQRPLVLMFTSFYLVGFVGVVMAWTSLGVLWMILLGLAGGASFALAMMFFTLRTRTAFEAADLSGFAQSLGYLFAAIGPILFGYLHDLFGGWNIAGWLFVVVTMVLFLCSMRASRDEYVH, from the coding sequence TTGACAGAAAATAATCATTCCACTAATTATCCAAGTAAAAAAATTAGCTGGAAAGGAAGAACATTACTATTAGTTTTAGGAGTCATCTTTATAGCGTCTACATTGCGAATGCCATTAACGGTTGTTGGCCCAATTGTATCCTTTATACGTGATGACCTTGGTATTTCTAATGTATTAGCAGGCTTTCTAACAACGATTCCATTACTTGCTTTCGCTGTTGTATCGCCATTTGCGCCAGTTGTAGCACGCAAATTAGGACTTGAGCTCACACTATTATTATCTACTATTTTATTAGCACTAGGAATTGTTCTACGCTCACTTGGCACAACAGGGTTGCTTGTCTTTGGTACTGTACTTATTGGTGTAGCAATAGCCTTTGGTAACGTACTAATTCCAGGGTTATTAAAATTGAAATTTCCCTATCATGTAGGCTTACTCATGGCATTTTTCACAATGTCCATGAATTTAACCGCAGGCGTTGGGGCAGGCATTAGCTATCCTATTGCTAACTCCTCATTGGGCTGGCAAGGAGCATTAGCCATTGCACTGGTGCTTGTTATAATCACTATTGTCATATGGTTACCTCAATTAAAAGCAAATAAGCCTGAATCCGTTACTGCCTCTAAAAAGTCAGATACACCACCATTATGGAAATCACCTGTTACATGGGCAGTAACGGGCGCAATGGGCTTGCAGTCTTTACTATTTTACACAACAGCAGCTTGGATTCCTGAAATCTATATTGCACAAGGGTTATCTCCTGATAAAGCTGGCTGGATGTTTTCGATTATGCAATTTTCACAAGTTCCGATGGCATTAGCTGTACCCATTTTTGCCAGTAAAATGGCTTCACAGCGACCTCTTGTCTTAATGTTTACAAGCTTTTATTTAGTGGGCTTTGTAGGTGTTGTGATGGCATGGACAAGTCTAGGGGTATTATGGATGATTTTGCTAGGTTTAGCAGGTGGTGCTTCATTTGCATTAGCAATGATGTTCTTTACGCTTCGTACTCGCACTGCGTTTGAGGCGGCAGATTTATCAGGCTTTGCACAATCACTCGGTTATTTATTTGCTGCTATTGGCCCTATTCTTTTTGGGTACTTACATGATTTATTCGGTGGCTGGAATATTGCAGGCTGGCTCTTTGTCGTTGTCACAATGGTACTTTTCTTATGTTCAATGAGAGCCTCTAGAGATGAATATGTTCATTAA
- a CDS encoding amino acid permease has protein sequence MSEIKVNQLGHKTPKLKKELKSRHITMISLGGTIGTGLFLASGGAIAQAGPGGALLAYALIGVMVYFLMTSLGEMAAYMPSSGSFSTYATKFVDPALGFALGWNYWYNWAITIAAEIAAVSLIMKYWFPESSSALWTVLFIAVVLTFNLLSVKSYGESEYWFAMIKVATVIVFIIISILMIFGILGGQAPVGFTNFFISDGPFHGGFLATFGIFLAAGFSFQGTELLGVTAGETDDPGKNIPKAVKSVFWRIILFYILAIAAIGLLIPFTDERLLSEDIAVSPFTLVFDRLGIAFAASLMNAIILTAMLSAGNSGLYAASRMLWQLAVEGHAPKFFTKLSRRGIPIYALLATLAVGCLAFLASFFGDGVVYIWLLNASGMSGFIAWLGIAFSHYRFRRAFEAQGLDPKLLPYKAKLYPFGPLFAFTVCMIVVVGQNYTAFMGGKIDWYGVLVSYIGIPLFLLLWFGYKIKYKTKILPLEQCDLR, from the coding sequence GTGAGTGAAATAAAAGTAAATCAGCTTGGTCATAAAACGCCGAAGCTGAAAAAGGAATTAAAAAGTCGCCATATTACAATGATTTCTTTAGGTGGAACAATTGGCACAGGGTTATTTTTAGCTAGCGGAGGAGCCATTGCACAAGCAGGTCCTGGGGGAGCATTGCTTGCCTATGCTTTAATTGGTGTGATGGTGTACTTTTTAATGACAAGCTTAGGAGAAATGGCTGCTTATATGCCGTCATCAGGTTCCTTTAGTACGTATGCTACAAAATTTGTAGACCCTGCTCTTGGCTTTGCATTAGGATGGAATTATTGGTATAACTGGGCAATTACTATTGCAGCAGAAATTGCAGCTGTATCCTTAATTATGAAATATTGGTTCCCAGAGAGTTCATCAGCATTATGGACAGTATTATTTATTGCAGTTGTGCTAACGTTTAATTTATTATCCGTTAAGAGCTATGGTGAGAGTGAATATTGGTTTGCGATGATTAAAGTAGCAACTGTTATTGTATTTATTATTATTAGCATCTTAATGATTTTTGGAATTTTGGGTGGACAAGCACCTGTAGGATTTACGAATTTCTTTATTAGTGATGGGCCGTTTCATGGTGGCTTCCTTGCGACATTTGGAATTTTTCTTGCCGCTGGATTTTCATTCCAAGGAACAGAGCTACTTGGCGTAACGGCTGGTGAAACAGATGATCCCGGCAAAAATATTCCAAAGGCAGTGAAATCAGTATTTTGGCGAATTATTTTATTTTATATTTTAGCGATTGCTGCAATAGGGCTATTAATCCCATTTACAGATGAGCGTTTATTGTCAGAAGATATTGCTGTATCACCGTTTACGTTAGTGTTTGATCGTTTAGGTATTGCCTTCGCTGCTTCTCTTATGAATGCCATTATTTTAACGGCTATGTTATCGGCAGGTAATTCAGGGCTATATGCAGCTTCGCGTATGCTATGGCAATTAGCAGTGGAGGGACATGCACCTAAATTCTTTACAAAGCTAAGCCGTCGAGGAATTCCAATCTATGCATTGCTTGCAACATTAGCTGTAGGTTGCTTAGCATTTTTAGCATCATTTTTCGGAGATGGCGTTGTCTATATTTGGCTGTTAAATGCTTCAGGGATGTCTGGCTTTATCGCATGGCTTGGTATTGCCTTTAGCCATTATCGCTTCCGTCGTGCTTTCGAGGCACAAGGCTTAGACCCAAAGCTTCTACCATATAAAGCTAAACTATACCCGTTTGGACCGCTCTTTGCCTTTACCGTTTGTATGATTGTTGTAGTAGGTCAAAATTACACAGCCTTTATGGGTGGTAAAATTGATTGGTATGGCGTTCTAGTTTCTTATATTGGGATACCGCTATTTTTACTGCTATGGTTTGGCTATAAGATTAAGTATAAAACGAAAATACTTCCACTTGAACAATGTGATTTACGTTAG
- a CDS encoding GNAT family N-acetyltransferase, producing MEYKRITTIEDPLFAKMHILLGEIFPPEEVLAFDLWKEPLEDPSIRVFVAVHEGAVVGATEYRYYPAWNIAMTDFTIIGKPNLGIGRYLAVNRSADLERLAKEQGKVLYGMFAEIYNPYEREDFAFGGVMAMNPYVRREVLSHLGYQRLDFPYVHPSWKNDGEAVEGLDLCFMPTDATITEIEASLVVDFITDYYTVLPNKPQRWLDMVEDLKKRKTILLQPL from the coding sequence ATGGAATATAAACGTATTACAACAATTGAGGATCCGCTTTTTGCAAAAATGCATATATTATTAGGAGAAATTTTCCCGCCTGAAGAGGTTCTGGCATTTGATTTATGGAAAGAGCCTTTGGAAGACCCAAGCATTCGCGTTTTTGTCGCAGTCCATGAAGGCGCTGTTGTCGGGGCTACTGAATATCGTTACTATCCTGCATGGAATATAGCGATGACTGATTTCACAATTATCGGTAAGCCTAACCTAGGTATTGGGCGTTACCTGGCAGTAAATCGTAGTGCGGATTTAGAGAGATTGGCAAAAGAGCAAGGCAAAGTACTATATGGTATGTTTGCAGAAATATATAATCCCTATGAGCGTGAAGATTTTGCATTTGGCGGAGTTATGGCGATGAATCCATATGTTCGCCGCGAGGTACTATCGCACCTTGGCTATCAGCGTCTTGATTTCCCTTACGTCCATCCTTCTTGGAAAAATGACGGGGAGGCGGTAGAAGGGCTTGATTTATGTTTCATGCCAACAGACGCTACTATAACAGAAATTGAAGCGAGTTTAGTTGTAGATTTTATCACGGATTATTACACAGTCTTGCCTAATAAACCACAGCGCTGGCTCGACATGGTTGAGGACTTGAAAAAAAGAAAAACAATTCTACTTCAGCCATTATAA
- a CDS encoding GNAT family N-acetyltransferase, translated as MTYRSEVYVFDGDKPIPAIIRNYTKSDFAAMIRLQAACFPPPFPAELWWNEQQLENHVTLFPEGAICVEIAGEIVGSMTTLCVQFDPKHPQHSWAEMTDNGYIRSHDPTGNTLYVVDICISPEYRRLNLGKQMMQAMYQIVVEQKLDRLVGGGRMPGYHQYAEHLTAAQYVQSVVNGDLTDPVLTFLLRCGRMPLALVENYLDDEASLNYALLMEWQNPFILT; from the coding sequence ATGACCTATCGAAGTGAGGTATATGTCTTTGATGGTGATAAGCCCATTCCTGCTATTATTCGTAATTACACAAAGTCAGATTTTGCCGCTATGATACGCTTGCAAGCTGCCTGCTTCCCTCCACCTTTCCCTGCTGAATTATGGTGGAACGAACAGCAGCTTGAAAATCATGTCACACTGTTTCCAGAGGGAGCAATTTGCGTGGAAATCGCAGGAGAAATTGTTGGCTCCATGACAACATTATGTGTTCAATTTGACCCTAAACATCCACAGCATAGCTGGGCAGAGATGACAGATAACGGCTATATTCGCAGCCATGATCCAACAGGCAATACATTGTATGTAGTGGATATTTGCATAAGCCCTGAGTATCGAAGGCTTAATTTAGGCAAACAAATGATGCAAGCAATGTATCAAATTGTTGTTGAACAAAAACTTGATCGACTCGTTGGCGGTGGGCGTATGCCTGGATACCATCAATACGCAGAGCATCTGACGGCAGCTCAATATGTTCAGTCAGTCGTCAATGGTGATTTAACGGATCCTGTCTTAACATTTTTATTGCGCTGTGGACGCATGCCGCTCGCACTTGTCGAAAATTACCTAGACGACGAGGCATCCTTAAATTATGCTTTATTAATGGAATGGCAAAATCCTTTTATCTTGACTTAG
- a CDS encoding carbon-nitrogen hydrolase family protein — MKLRVSAIQYHLHDIRSFDEFAQQCEHYVKTAQEYEADFVLFPELFTTQLLSIGNDKREPLEITALPAFTAQYKTLFTTLAKTTNTHIVGGTHIIEREGRLYNVAHLFYPDGKIEEQAKLHITPFEIEGWNMAAGEQLHVFDTEKGKIAILTCYDIEFPEIVRMAKAKGADVIFCPSCTDDRHGFHRVRYTSHARAIENQVYVVLTGTVGSISVDLMRANFGQAAIISPNDIPFPPKGLLAEGELNHDMLVTADLDLNLLYEVREKGSVTTWRDRRTDLYIDWEKDGSHDLSK; from the coding sequence TTGAAACTTCGCGTATCTGCTATTCAGTATCATCTACATGATATTCGTTCCTTTGACGAATTCGCACAGCAATGTGAGCATTATGTAAAAACAGCTCAAGAATATGAGGCGGATTTTGTGTTGTTTCCAGAGCTTTTCACAACACAACTACTGTCCATCGGTAATGACAAGAGAGAGCCTCTTGAAATCACAGCTTTACCTGCTTTTACAGCTCAATACAAGACCTTATTTACTACGCTTGCAAAGACAACCAATACACATATTGTAGGGGGCACACATATTATTGAGCGTGAGGGCCGTTTGTACAATGTTGCCCATCTGTTTTATCCTGATGGAAAAATTGAAGAACAAGCAAAATTACATATTACCCCCTTTGAAATAGAGGGATGGAATATGGCAGCGGGTGAACAATTGCATGTTTTTGATACAGAAAAGGGAAAGATCGCTATTTTAACTTGCTATGATATTGAATTTCCAGAAATCGTGAGAATGGCAAAAGCAAAAGGCGCAGATGTGATTTTCTGTCCTTCCTGTACAGATGACCGACACGGTTTCCATCGTGTACGTTATACTAGCCATGCACGCGCTATAGAAAATCAAGTATATGTTGTATTAACCGGTACAGTAGGTTCCATTTCTGTTGATTTGATGCGTGCCAATTTTGGCCAAGCAGCAATTATTTCTCCAAACGATATCCCCTTTCCACCAAAAGGGCTTCTCGCAGAAGGTGAACTCAATCATGACATGCTGGTGACAGCTGACCTTGACCTCAATTTATTGTATGAAGTGCGAGAAAAGGGCTCTGTCACAACATGGCGAGATCGACGAACAGATTTGTATATTGATTGGGAAAAGGATGGAAGTCATGACCTATCGAAGTGA
- a CDS encoding IS4 family transposase: MAKNTTIFTLLQNFISQEELDGILAEFQFEDTARKCNVATLLDYLVGAATFEWKSMRHAADVAPAHGLKSVDYSTLSKRLGELNYLIVKRIFELIVGRLNRAARRSLKLKKELLAIDSTTITVGKTRLPWALYHGNRSGIKLHVSFTNETGMPLQIVETTGLKHDGPIGVQLEDKRFILVADRAYFSIDKVDRYAKTQQDFVIRLKENIQLNRKKSLQRAAVEGSNIVADFTCTLGTAQKQTEKRHRIVEFTDYEGAIVRVVTNLRDVSAEEIAGMYKERWAIESFFRWIKQNLNVPVLFGTTKNAVFSQLFAALIAYVLLKFLHSRIQLKSDVDSLSFAGFTRLFLWHALPVKWRTYVEEILSSARMIYQKSVT, from the coding sequence ATGGCTAAGAATACCACGATTTTCACATTACTTCAAAACTTTATTTCACAGGAAGAACTGGACGGGATTCTAGCTGAGTTTCAGTTTGAAGATACGGCTCGTAAATGTAATGTAGCGACACTTTTAGACTACTTGGTTGGTGCTGCTACATTTGAATGGAAAAGTATGCGCCACGCTGCGGATGTTGCACCCGCACACGGCTTAAAATCAGTGGACTATTCGACACTTTCAAAACGTTTAGGTGAACTGAATTACCTCATCGTGAAGCGTATTTTCGAATTAATTGTCGGCCGATTAAACCGAGCTGCAAGGCGTTCTCTCAAGTTAAAAAAAGAACTTCTGGCAATTGATTCGACAACGATTACGGTCGGAAAAACTCGTTTACCATGGGCGCTTTATCACGGGAATCGTTCAGGGATCAAACTGCACGTCAGCTTTACAAATGAAACAGGTATGCCTCTTCAAATCGTTGAAACAACTGGGCTGAAGCATGATGGTCCAATCGGTGTTCAATTAGAAGATAAGCGTTTTATTTTAGTGGCGGATCGTGCTTATTTTTCAATTGATAAAGTCGATCGATATGCAAAAACGCAGCAGGATTTTGTCATTCGTTTAAAAGAGAATATTCAGTTAAACCGTAAAAAATCGTTACAACGAGCAGCTGTGGAAGGTTCAAATATCGTCGCAGACTTTACTTGTACGCTAGGTACGGCACAAAAACAAACCGAAAAACGCCATCGTATTGTCGAGTTTACCGATTATGAAGGTGCGATTGTACGTGTCGTCACGAATCTTCGCGATGTATCCGCAGAAGAAATCGCAGGCATGTATAAGGAACGTTGGGCAATCGAATCCTTCTTTCGCTGGATTAAACAAAATTTAAATGTGCCAGTATTATTTGGCACGACTAAAAATGCGGTATTTAGTCAGCTTTTCGCCGCGTTAATTGCCTATGTTTTATTAAAGTTTTTACACAGCCGCATTCAGTTGAAATCAGACGTAGACTCCTTGTCATTCGCAGGTTTTACACGCCTGTTTCTTTGGCATGCGCTTCCGGTGAAATGGCGAACGTACGTCGAAGAAATCTTATCATCAGCTCGGATGATTTATCAAAAAAGTGTTACGTGA
- a CDS encoding Nramp family divalent metal transporter has product MVYKQATKSSAEAVLDGDIQGWRRFLPFLGPAFIAAVAYIDPGNFATNITAGSQYGYLLLWVIVFSNLMAVLIQSLSAKLGIATGKNLPEVAREHFSKKTSIFLWIQAELVIIATDLAEFIGAALGLYLLFNIPMLPAAIITAVGSFAILELQRRGFRAFEAGISGMVLIVVLAFAFQTFLAQPNWSDVSISMLTPRFEGVDSLLLATGILGATVMPHAIYLHSSLTQNRIVGRNEVEKRRIFRFEFIDILIAMLIAGAINMSMLIIAAAVFHTQGVVVEDLDIAYNGLKDALGPMAAISFGLGLLIAGLASSSVGTLAGDVVMQGFIQKRIPLYLRRAITMLPPLAIIASGVNATYALVLSQVILSFGIAFALVPLVMFTSKRSIMGSLVNHRLITVLGWLVAAIVVVLNVYLLWETIFG; this is encoded by the coding sequence ATGGTATACAAACAAGCAACAAAATCGTCTGCTGAGGCGGTTTTAGATGGAGATATACAAGGCTGGCGACGCTTTTTACCGTTTCTTGGCCCAGCTTTTATAGCAGCCGTTGCTTATATTGACCCTGGCAATTTTGCTACAAACATTACAGCAGGCTCTCAATATGGCTATTTATTGCTTTGGGTCATTGTCTTTTCAAATTTAATGGCTGTGCTCATTCAATCCTTATCAGCAAAGCTTGGTATAGCGACAGGTAAAAATCTACCTGAAGTAGCGCGTGAACATTTTTCTAAAAAAACATCTATTTTCTTATGGATACAGGCTGAATTAGTCATTATCGCTACTGACCTTGCTGAGTTTATTGGGGCAGCATTAGGGCTTTATTTATTATTCAATATTCCTATGCTACCTGCAGCCATTATTACAGCCGTGGGATCATTTGCGATATTAGAATTACAACGAAGAGGCTTTCGAGCATTTGAGGCGGGCATTTCCGGTATGGTGTTAATTGTCGTGCTAGCATTTGCCTTCCAAACTTTTTTAGCACAGCCAAATTGGAGCGATGTAAGCATTAGTATGTTGACACCACGATTTGAGGGAGTAGATTCTTTATTACTAGCAACAGGTATTTTAGGTGCAACAGTAATGCCACATGCGATTTACTTACATTCTTCATTAACTCAAAATCGTATTGTAGGTCGTAATGAAGTTGAAAAAAGACGTATTTTCCGTTTCGAGTTTATCGATATTCTTATCGCTATGCTGATTGCTGGCGCTATTAATATGAGTATGCTTATTATCGCGGCAGCAGTATTCCATACACAAGGCGTTGTAGTGGAGGATTTAGATATTGCTTATAATGGCTTAAAGGATGCGCTTGGTCCAATGGCAGCCATTTCCTTTGGTCTTGGTTTACTGATTGCAGGGCTGGCTAGCTCCTCTGTCGGCACATTAGCAGGTGATGTCGTCATGCAGGGCTTTATTCAAAAAAGAATCCCACTTTATTTACGTCGAGCTATTACCATGCTACCTCCACTAGCCATTATTGCTTCTGGGGTTAATGCAACCTATGCCTTAGTTCTAAGTCAGGTCATATTATCCTTTGGGATTGCCTTCGCCCTTGTCCCACTTGTTATGTTTACAAGTAAACGAAGCATTATGGGCAGCCTTGTTAACCATCGTCTAATAACGGTTTTAGGGTGGCTTGTAGCTGCTATTGTTGTAGTATTAAATGTTTATTTATTATGGGAAACAATCTTTGGTTAA
- a CDS encoding LuxR C-terminal-related transcriptional regulator, which translates to MDMVWVKSKITMPRTVPNAIRRKKLLAILTNNRLKKLIIIQAPAGYGKTTLLSQWFGYRKEPVAWFTIDRNDDEPIRFVKYLIHTLSLSLKQELNYLDERITLETVIDKLLNTLELYKENLHIVLDNFQAIQHPQIYQLLIRFIEYLPANIHIYLTTRSHLELPLANWRVKGWVLEVGIRQLRFDLEELQAFYYDSSSNDEQQVNALKPLLKQTEGWIAGIQLIRLSNDDGTYIDEFFMQEIVTELPVALQDFLIRTSILNDLEPCVCTVITNEANSLAKLIELEKNGVFIEQIAGHPSVYHYHTLFRKALQNELRKRYSFETVTAIYWEAATNLCQRGDYVAAIELALNGELYELAHEWIQCYLVEIFAEGHTLLFRQWVQVLRHAQFSVDINLLVLYITTLFSMHEIDRANEIIKELLFKQDALQWMDSFKFIAVSKIFEIINAYVAYMKDGNLEKAKVGLQTRVNVRKEKSSLYRISLKYNQFEPKILRTMAGMKGRFLPVEKIDALIQVLCDSEIKERNITGVTYGLLAEILYEINDRERASKELETALQYGLHFQDPGLFIPMYLLKARIYMTNKQFEEAYILLHEAMKKTDKPYWIGVLYIMKAQAYLQEGNISYAQREFFRVTDFINYKIARRNPFYLFVQSKIYYAKNQIEEALQIAIRMKEGAIQEKQVGTLIEASLVEAACHFELGKEEAALAILHDALEQGALYGYCRTFLDEEAILSLLHKYWRIRQHNKQDAFQSVPLAYVYKLLQQNNYTDEWYDSFTPRERDVLQLLAEGASNNEIAQRLQLTEGTIRVYLTEIYAKIGVKSRMKAIVWAKEWLGY; encoded by the coding sequence ATGGATATGGTCTGGGTAAAATCAAAAATAACAATGCCTCGCACCGTCCCAAATGCTATCAGGAGAAAGAAATTATTAGCCATTCTTACTAACAACCGGCTGAAGAAGTTAATTATTATACAAGCACCAGCAGGCTATGGTAAGACAACGCTTCTTAGTCAGTGGTTTGGATATAGAAAGGAACCTGTGGCATGGTTTACAATTGATCGAAATGATGATGAGCCCATTCGTTTTGTCAAATATTTAATACATACTTTATCATTAAGCCTAAAACAAGAGCTAAATTATTTAGATGAAAGAATTACGCTAGAAACAGTTATAGATAAATTATTAAATACGTTAGAGCTATATAAAGAAAATTTGCATATTGTTTTAGATAATTTCCAAGCAATTCAGCATCCCCAAATTTATCAACTTCTTATTCGCTTCATTGAGTATTTACCAGCTAATATACATATCTACCTAACAACTCGAAGTCACCTAGAGCTACCGCTAGCAAATTGGCGTGTAAAGGGATGGGTGTTAGAGGTGGGGATCCGTCAATTACGCTTTGACTTAGAGGAGTTACAAGCCTTCTACTATGATTCTTCTTCTAATGATGAGCAGCAGGTTAATGCATTGAAGCCCTTGTTAAAGCAAACGGAGGGGTGGATAGCAGGTATCCAGCTTATTAGATTGTCAAACGATGATGGGACGTATATTGATGAATTTTTTATGCAGGAAATTGTGACAGAGTTACCAGTAGCACTACAGGATTTTTTAATTCGTACCTCAATATTAAATGATTTAGAGCCATGTGTTTGCACTGTGATAACAAACGAAGCAAACAGCTTAGCAAAACTTATAGAATTAGAGAAAAATGGTGTATTTATTGAACAAATTGCAGGCCATCCATCTGTTTATCATTACCATACATTATTTAGAAAGGCCCTGCAGAATGAGCTTAGAAAACGTTATTCATTTGAAACCGTTACTGCTATTTATTGGGAAGCGGCTACAAATCTATGTCAAAGGGGAGATTATGTAGCTGCAATTGAGCTTGCCTTAAATGGGGAGCTATATGAGCTAGCGCACGAGTGGATTCAGTGCTATTTGGTGGAAATATTTGCTGAGGGGCATACATTATTATTTAGGCAATGGGTGCAAGTATTAAGACATGCACAGTTTTCTGTAGATATTAATTTACTTGTTTTATATATTACTACATTGTTTTCGATGCATGAAATAGACAGGGCGAATGAAATTATTAAGGAGCTACTTTTTAAGCAAGATGCCTTGCAATGGATGGATAGCTTTAAATTTATCGCTGTATCAAAAATCTTTGAAATTATTAATGCATATGTTGCTTATATGAAGGATGGGAATCTCGAAAAAGCCAAAGTAGGCTTACAAACACGTGTCAATGTAAGAAAGGAAAAATCATCTTTATATCGTATTTCCTTAAAATATAATCAATTTGAGCCTAAAATTTTACGTACAATGGCAGGCATGAAAGGAAGATTTTTACCAGTAGAAAAAATAGATGCTCTTATTCAAGTATTATGTGACAGTGAAATAAAGGAACGAAATATAACAGGCGTGACCTATGGGCTGTTGGCAGAAATATTGTATGAAATAAATGATAGAGAGAGGGCAAGTAAAGAGCTAGAAACCGCCTTACAATACGGTTTACATTTTCAGGACCCAGGATTGTTTATACCAATGTATTTATTGAAGGCTCGTATTTATATGACGAACAAACAATTTGAAGAGGCATATATATTATTGCATGAGGCTATGAAGAAAACAGATAAGCCATACTGGATTGGTGTGTTATATATAATGAAGGCGCAGGCTTATTTACAGGAAGGGAATATTTCATATGCGCAGCGAGAGTTTTTTAGAGTGACTGATTTTATTAATTATAAAATAGCACGAAGAAATCCATTTTATTTATTTGTTCAAAGCAAAATATATTATGCTAAAAATCAAATAGAGGAAGCGCTGCAAATCGCTATTCGTATGAAAGAGGGGGCGATTCAGGAAAAGCAAGTGGGTACATTGATTGAAGCGAGTTTAGTAGAGGCTGCATGCCACTTTGAACTAGGAAAAGAGGAAGCTGCTTTAGCAATCTTACATGATGCCCTTGAACAAGGAGCTTTATATGGCTATTGTCGAACCTTTTTAGATGAGGAAGCCATACTTTCGTTGCTTCATAAATATTGGCGTATACGTCAGCATAATAAACAGGATGCCTTTCAATCAGTACCTTTAGCATATGTTTACAAACTATTGCAGCAAAATAATTACACAGATGAATGGTACGATAGCTTTACACCGAGGGAACGAGATGTTTTACAATTGCTTGCTGAGGGTGCTTCTAATAATGAGATTGCTCAGCGCTTACAGCTTACAGAGGGAACCATTCGTGTTTATTTAACAGAGATATACGCTAAAATAGGCGTGAAATCTCGTATGAAGGCAATTGTGTGGGCGAAAGAATGGCTGGGCTATTAA